One Amaranthus tricolor cultivar Red isolate AtriRed21 chromosome 10, ASM2621246v1, whole genome shotgun sequence genomic window carries:
- the LOC130825693 gene encoding putative pentatricopeptide repeat-containing protein At5g52630 — protein sequence MSSYFDTLTSNSNDPRTIHAHIIKTTNTNIPCSLPLLNRLITLYSKSNHFSEAFAVFRQIPCPNVVSWTSLISGNPNSPASLRHFISMLRHPTRPNQRTLASIIKTCATLSLLSFGYQLHCLSLKLCISSQPFCASALVHFYSKCRFPDHARKVFDEMPEVDEICYSSMVVGFSQNSRPVEALNLFSEMVSRNVRSTVYSVSGAIAASSELASFEQCRVIHGHGIVTGLIKAVYVSTGLVTAYGKCGMVLEARRVFDESLQVMNVVGWNAMMASYAQQGDNASVLELFDSIESRGLVADDFSFLAILTALYNAGLADETECWIKLMKEKYGVIPSLEHYTCLVGVLGRVGRLDDAERIAMTMPVKPDAGVWRVLLSASAAHGNADVAWRMSKRLLKLDPYDDSAYVIAANTFSASGRWNEAANVRKMMNNVRVKKEGGRSWMEVRGKVHVFLAGDNEHERIEDIYAKLAELMKGIEKLGYVPNWSEMLHDVEQGEKREGLSYHSEKLALAFGVLSGAAPSGKPLRILKNLRICRDCHEAFKYFSRLLEREIIVRDVNRYHRFVGGSCTCGDYW from the coding sequence ATGAGTAGTTATTTTGACACACTAACATCCAATTCCAATGACCCAAGAACAATCCACGCCCACATAATTAAAACAACAAACACAAACATCCCATGTTCTCTTCCTCTCCTCAATAGGTTGATCACTTTATACTCAAAATCCAATCATTTCTCCGAAGCTTTTGCAGTTTTCCGGCAAATCCCATGTCCCAACGTCGTCTCATGGACTTCCTTAATCTCTGGCAACCCAAATTCTCCAGCCTCTCTGCGCCATTTCATCTCTATGCTTCGCCATCCTACTCGCCCAAATCAGCGTACTTTAGCCTCCATTATCAAGACTTGTGCTACTCTTTCTCTCCTTTCCTTTGGGTACCAACTCCATTGTCTCTCCTTGAAGCTCTGTATCTCTTCCCAACCCTTTTGCGCTTCGGCCCTCGTTCATTTTTATTCGAAATGCAGGTTTCCTGATCATGCCCGCAAAGTGTTCGATGAAATGCCTGAGGTGGACGAGATTTGTTATTCGTCTATGGTTGTTGGGTTTTCTCAGAACTCACGTCCTGTTGAAGCTTTAAACCTTTTTTCTGAAATGGTGTCCAGAAATGTGCGTTCTACTGTGTATAGTGTTTCAGGTGCAATCGCTGCTAGTTCCGAACTTGCTTCTTTTGAGCAATGTAGGGTAATTCATGGTCATGGAATTGTTACTGGGCTTATCAAAGCTGTTTATGTGAGTACTGGGTTGGTTACGGCCTATGGTAAGTGTGGTATGGTGTTGGAAGCTAGAAGGGTGTTTGATGAGTCTTTGCAAGTTATGAATGTTGTGGGATGGAATGCAATGATGGCTTCTTATGCTCAACAAGGAGATAATGCTTCAGTTCTTGAGCTTTTCGATTCAATTGAATCTCGAGGACTTGTTGCTGATGACTTTAGTTTCTTAGCTATCTTGACAGCTTTGTACAATGCAGGTTTGGCTGATGAGACGGAGTGTTGGATCAAACTTATGAAAGAAAAATATGGTGTTATTCCGTCTTTAGAGCATTATACATGTTTAGTGGGTGTATTAGGTAGAGTTGGTAGATTGGATGATGCAGAGAGGATTGCTATGACAATGCCAGTTAAGCCGGATGCTGGGGTTTGGCGGGTTTTACTCTCAGCAAGTGCAGCTCATGGTAATGCTGATGTTGCTTGGAGGATGAGTAAACGACTATTGAAACTCGACCCTTACGATGATTCTGCATATGTTATTGCAGCTAATACATTTTCAGCTTCAGGGAGGTGGAATGAAGCTGCAAATGTTAGGAAGATGATGAATAATGTGAGGGTAAAGAAGGAAGGAGGGAGAAGTTGGATGGAAGTTCGAGGTAAAGTACATGTGTTTTTAGCAGGGGACAATGAGCATGAAAGGATAGAAGACATTTATGCAAAACTTGCTGAACTTATGAAGGGGATTGAAAAATTGGGTTATGTACCAAATTGGAGTGAGATGTTACATGATGTAGAGCAAGGGGAGAAAAGAGAAGGGCTTTCATATCATAGTGAAAAGTTGGCATTGGCATTTGGGGTATTAAGTGGGGCAGCACCTTCTGGGAAGCCTTTGAGAATTTTGAAGAATCTAAGAATTTGCAGGGATTGTCATGAAGCCTTCAAGTATTTTAGCAGGCTTTTAGAAAGGGAAATTATTGTACGAGATGTTAATAGATACCATAGATTTGTTGGTGGAAGTTGTACTTGTGGAGATTATTGGTAA
- the LOC130824788 gene encoding plasmodesmata-located protein 3-like: protein MGFSLFILLIFFAILKLSKSAPDYTTLVYKGCAKQPLSDPNGLYSQSLSALFSSLIQQSSRFKYYKTSSGGSQSTIYGLYQCRGDLSYADCHNCVSKLPQLSDQLCGKVSSARVQLLGCYMVYEVSGSTQISGLQMLFKACSATNVAGSGFEMRRDSALTLMENGIGNGNGNGFYTTNYEGVYVTGQCQGDLSTTDCAQCIKSAVQKAQIECGSSLSGQVYLYKCFITYNYYPNGVPTKSSSYSSGGYSGGSGQTTGKTVAIIVGVTAGVGFLIILVLFLRGLKKKDDDY, encoded by the exons ATGGGtttttccttatttattcttcttaTATTCTTCGCAATTTTAAAACTTTCCAAATCTGCCCCAGATTACACCACTTTAGTATACAAGGGTTGTGCTAAACAACCCTTATCAGATCCAAATGGATTATACTCTCAATCACTTTCTGCCCTTTTCTCATCCCTAATCCAACAATCATCAAGATTCAAGTACTACAAAACCAGCTCTGGTGGGTCCCAATCCACAATTTATGGCCTTTACCAATGTAGAGGGGACTTAAGCTATGCAGATTGCCACAATTGTGTAAGTAAATTACCCCAATTAAGTGATCAATTATGTGGGAAAGTTTCATCTGCTAGGGTTCAACTTTTGGGATGTTATATGGTCTATGAAGTTTCTGGATCCACCCAAATTTCAGGGTTACAAATGTTGTTTAAAGCTTGTAGTGCAACAAATGTGGCTGGTTCTGGGTTTGAGATGAGAAGGGATAGTGCACTTACTTTAATGGAAAATGGGATTGGTAATGGAAATGGTAATGGGTTTTATACAACAAATTATGAAGGGGTTTATGTAACGGGTCAATGTCAAGGGGATTTGAGTACAACTGATTGTGCACAGTGTATTAAATCTGCTGTGCAAAAGGCTCAAATTGAGTGTGGAAGTTCATTATCTGGTCAAGTTTATTTGTATAAGTGCTTCATTACTTATAACTATTATCCTAATGGAGTTCCTACAAAATCTTCATCTTATTCATCTGGTGGTTATTCAG GAGGATCAGGACAAACAACAGGAAAAACTGTTGCTATAATCGTAGGAGTAACAGCTGGTGTAGGATTCTTAATTATTTTGGTACTTTTTCTAAGAGGGTTGAAGAAGAAGGACGATG ATTATTGA
- the LOC130825695 gene encoding uncharacterized protein LOC130825695, with translation MWKFKPFVQKEHTGLEGRYIDIGDIKVHVKNAIAEGGFSCVYLAKDALNASKQYALKHMICNDQESLDLVMKEIQVFKSLKGHPNIVTLESHTILDMGRTKEALLLMEYCENSLVNVLESRGAGFFDDKQVLTIFRDVCNAVFAMHCHSPPIAHRDLKAENLLQGSNGSWKLCDFGSTSTNHKRFEKPEEMGIEEDIIRKHTTPAYRAPEMWDLFRRDLISEKVDIWALGCLLYRICYLKPAFDGESKLQILNGNYRIPDLPKYSSHIVDLIRDMLHSSPDCRPDITQVWFRVNDQLPVGSQKSLTDRPPNMRHTASDLTEGISKTSRASNPIPRRNPLLVPSLSETSHLTNSNPSGDGFRGAAPLGAFWSTEHAKDTLAPQERGASIFDDESPVLKKDRSRVEKHNSPGTGPSGRENSQANPMKSNTATFGNETLNTFVAEFDTAEFNPTATSSCMKSEVSSLEAEIDRLREQLKQTTADKADMTSKYEKLAAICRSQRQELQELKQALSAKTPSPKKESVRSESSSINQAATSQGAKHEGTVWELQQGVFDKNPTSSGLKPWQAFANVTNTQTSIVDPPKSVRTRNGHSKKQDVSAGLTKDAWGFGNDNFTAAPAASSHISKPSEGSTSQRFGDSNKFSSKTTTSQPAGWAGF, from the exons ATGTGGAAGTTTAAGCCCTTTGTGCAAAAGGAACACACAGGACTTGAGGGCCGCTACATCGATATTGGTGACATTAAAGTGCATGTCAAGAATGCCATTGCCGAGGGAGGATTCTCTTGTGTTTACTTAGCTAAAGATGCATTGAATGCATCAAAGCAGTATGCTTTAAAGCATATGATTTGCAATGACCAGGAATCATTGGATCTGGTAATGAAGGAGATCCAAGTGTTTAAATCTCTCAAAGGACATCCTAATATAGTTACCCTTGAGTCTCATACTATTTTGGACATGGGTAGGACAAAAGAAGCACTTCTACTGATGGAATATTGTGAGAATTCTCTGGTAAATGTTTTGGAAAGTAGAGGAGCTGGTTTCTTTGATGATAAACAAGTGCTGACAATTTTTAGAGATGTTTGTAATGCGGTCTTTGCAATGCATTGCCATTCTCCACCGATTGCCCACCG CGACTTAAAAGCAGAGAATCTTTTGCAGGGCTCAAATGGGTCATGGAAATTGTGCGACTTTGGAAGCACTTCTACCAATCACAAACGTTTTGAGAAGCCTGAAGAAATGGGCATTGAAGAAGACATCATCAGGAAGCACACTACACCTGCTTATAGAGCACCTGAG ATGTGGGATCTGTTCCGAAGAGATCTTATAAGTGAAAAGGTGGACATTtgg GCTCTTGGTTGTTTGCTGTACCGTATTTGCTATCTCAAACCTGCATTTGATGGTGAGTCAAAGCTACAGATTCTGAATGGAAATTATCGCATCCCAGATTTACCAAAATACAGTTCGCATATTGTTGATTTAATTCGAGATATGCTTCACTCCTCTCCAGATTGTAGACCAGACATTACACAG GTCTGGTTTCGGGTCAATGACCAACTGCCAGTTGGATCTCAGAAGTCATTAACTGATCGGCCACCCAATATGCGTCATACAGCTTCAGACTTGACTGAAG GAATCTCCAAGACGTCTAGAGCTTCAAATCCCATACCTCGTAGAAACCCGCTGCTTGTGCCATCATTAAGTGAAACATCTCATTTGACCAATTCAAATCCTTCTGGGGATGGTTTTAGAGGGGCTGCACCACTTGGTGCTTTTTGGTCAACTGAGCATGCTAAGGACACTCTTGCCCCACAGGAAAGAGGTGCATCAATATTTGACGATGAATCTCCAGTCTTGAAAAAGGATAGGAGTCGAGTAGAGAAACATAATTCGCCTGGAACTGGTCCTTCTGGGAGGGAAAACAGTCAGGCTAACCCAATGAAATCTAATACTGCAACTTTTGGAAACGAGACCTTGAACACCTTTGTTGCTGAGTTCGATACAGCTGAATTCAACCCAACTGCTACCAGCAGTTGCATGAAATCAGAGGTGAGCTCCTTGGAGGCTGAGATAGATAGACTACGGGAGCAATTGAAGCAAACTACTGCAGATAAAGCAGATATGACTTCAAAATATGAAAAGCTTGCTGCAATTTGTAGATCACAACGTCAAGAATTACAGGAGCTAAAGCAGGCTTTGTCGGCCAAAACTCCATCACCGAAAAAGGAGTCTGTGAGGAGTGAGTCATCCTCTATTAATCAAGCTGCCACTTCTCAG GGAGCAAAACACGAAGGAACAGTGTGGGAGCTCCAACAAGGTGTGTTCGACAAAAATCCCACAAGTTCTGGACTGAAGCCTTGGCAAGCTTTTGCGAATGTTACCAACACACAAACATCTATAGTTGACCCTCCGAAGTCTGTAAGGACTAGAAATGGTCACTCGAAGAAGCAAGATGTTTCAGCTGGATTAACCAAAGATGCATGGGGCTTTGGTAATGATAACTTCACCGCAGCTCCTGCTGCTAGCTCTCATATCTCTAAACCTAGTGAAGGCAGTACTTCCCAACGGTTTGGGGATTCAAATAAGTTTTCAAGCAAGACTACGACTTCTCAACCAGCTGGGTGGGCTGGTTTCTAA
- the LOC130825694 gene encoding probable protein phosphatase 2C 34 produces MVQFSSIFEGLARSVSSKPRNVKNDEGREAVELLAGEAKKNHLILRCPGVTSARSNGNASVFSRKGEKGINQDCLTVWEEFGCQEDMTFCGIFDGHGPLGHFVAKFVSKLLPSMLLRNWQEILAVHSLEHDIDVELNQLAKDAQEFHIWKQTYLRTCSVIDQELKHHPRVDSFDSGTTALAIVKQGELLTVANVGDSRAVLATMGESGNLVPIQLTIDFKPNLPEEEERIVLSKGRVFCSQDEPGVYRLWQPNKATPGLALSRALGDHCMKDFGLISEPEVTQRHITNRDQFAILATDGVWDVISNEEAVQIVSSAPKREKSAKMLVKRAAHAWKSKRPGVAVDDISAICMFFHSSSTSYHVQTGHKSIK; encoded by the exons ATGGTGCAATTTTCCTCTATATTTGAGGGACTGGCAAGGAGTGTTTCATCTAAGCCTAGAAACGTTAAGAATGATGAGGGAAGGGAAGCGGTTGAGTTATTGGCAGGTGAAGCAAAGAAGAATCATCTTATATTAAGATGTCCTGGTGTTACAAGTGCAAGGTCTAATGGTAATGCATCAGTTTTCTCCAGGAAAGGAGAGAAAGGAATTAATCAAGATTGCTTGACAGTATGGGAG GAGTTTGGCTGCCAAGAAGATATGACTTTCTGTGGAATTTTTGATGGTCATGGTCCCTTGGGTCATTTTGTTGCTAAATTTGTCAGCAAACTGTTGCCGTCTATGTTGCTGCGCAATTGGCAGGAAATACTTGCTGTCCATTCACTTGAACATGATATTGACGTGGAACTAAATCAATTGGCTAAGGATGCCCAAGAGTTTCACATATGGAAGCAAACATATTTGAGAACGTGTTCTGTCATTGATCAAGAGCTAAAGCACCATCCAAGAGTCGACTCATTTGATAGTGGAACTACGGCTTTGGCAATTGTGAAGCAG GGTGAACTTCTTACTGTAGCGAATGTTGGAGACTCTCGTGCTGTATTAGCTACAATGGGTGAAAGTGGGAACTTGGTCCCAATTCAACTGACAATTGACTTCAAGCCCAACTTACCAG aagaagaagaaagaataGTGTTGTCAAAAGGACGAGTATTTTGTTCTCAAGATGAACCAGGGGTTTATAGGCTCTGGCAGCCAAATAAAGCAACTCCAGGGCTGGCACTATCACGAGCTTTGGGAGATCATTGCATGAAAGATTTTGGGCTTATTTCTGAACCTGAAGTTACTCAAAGGCACATTACAAACAGAGACCAATTTGCCATATTGGCAACAGATGGG GTGTGGGATGTAATCTCCAACGAAGAAGCCGTGCAGATAGTTTCTTCAGCGCCAAAAAGGGAAAAATCTGCCAAGATGCTAGTAAAACGCGCAGCTCATGCATGGAAATCTAAACGACCTGGTGTAGCAGTCGATGACATCTCTGCCATCTGCATGTTCTTCCACAGTTCCTCGACATCTTATCATGTACAGACGGGACATAAAAGTATCAAATAA
- the LOC130824789 gene encoding pentatricopeptide repeat-containing protein At2g37320 has translation MEEVNVCSIEFIGERLKIDPRMKILNGRLALNSKIQQLDPTILVSITLNFLLGALCMISRYWMLFKSKSSENCSVKMGQRSKEVIALNLRVNCEHIARIPTSLVAIFFASSGQVFYHFMKSFKRAMIYLLMPCSRNVNSSRGFTPHRLKERNDFKSLNKALRIVNLVSPKLTIGNNSNRHIQLIQDLQQTHSKNLHRERSSDHFYIPNSGNQNSSEQKFPFSFKYDGLSEVFELHRKGLRIDVVVLSYALSVCGYRQNLRYGTQLQCLAVKNRSCVNVYVGSSLITMYTRYGDLCSACMVFEEMPVRNVVSWTALISGFAEKYQVDVCVELYNKMRHSTVRPNDFTLTSLLSALVSNGSLGQGKAVHCVAIVCGFDSYVHVANALISMYCKCGDLVDAFCVFEVMHHKDLVSWNSMISGYALHGLAWKAIDLFEEMSLQKIKPDSITFLGVLSSCRHAGLVEQGHMYFKSMAEYGVEPELGHYSCIIDLLGRAGLVEEGRNFILRMPIQPNAIIWGSLLSSCRLHNNIWIGIEAAENRLALEPSCAATHLQLAKLYARVGMWDQVAKSWKMMKDTSFRTNPGCSWIEIGNEVISFQADDATNSRMNEVLYMLEGLNGQMTSDQETESCENFDSYSCS, from the exons atggaggaagtaaaTGTTTGTAGCATCGAGTTTATAGGTGAACGTCTCAAAATCGACCCCAG AATGAAAATTTTGAATGGTAGATTAGCACTCAATTCTAAAATCCAACAATTAGATCCTACAATATTAGTGTCAATCACATTGAATTTTCTCTTAGG AGCTCTTTGTATGATCTCGCGGTATTGGATGCTATTCAAGTCTAAATCTTCGGAAAATTGTAGTGTTAAA ATGGGACAAAGGAGTAAAGAAGTAATTGCACTTAATCTACGAGTGAACTGTGAGCATATAGCAAGAATACCGACTAGCTTAGTAGCCATTTTTTTTGCATCTAGTGGCCAAGTCTTTTATCACTTCATGAAATCCTTCAAG CGGGCAATGATATATCTGTTGATGCCATGTTCCAGAAATGTTAACTCTTCGAG GGGTTTTACTCCACATAGACTAAAAGAAAGAAATGATTTCAAAAGTCTGAATAAGGCActgagaattgtaaatcttgTGTCACCAAAATTAACTATTGGTAACAACTCAAATCGCCATATTCAACTTATTCAGGACTTACAACAAACTCATTCTAAGAATCTTCACAGAGAAAGATCATCTGATCATTTCTATATCCCAAATTCAGGAAACCAAAATTCATCTGAACAAAAGTTTcctttttctttcaaatatgATGGACTTTCTGAGGTTTTTGAATTGCATAGAAAAGGGTTGAGAATTGATGTTGTAGTGCTCTCATACGcactaagtgtttgtggttatCGACAGAACCTCCGGTATGGAACTCAACTACAGTGCTTAGCTGTCAAGAATAGGTCATGTGTGAATGTTTATGTTGGAAGTTCTTTGATTACCATGTACACAAGGTATGGGGATTTATGCTCCGCTTGTATGGTGTTTGAGGAGATGCCTGTGAGAAATGTTGTATCTTGGACTGCTCTTATTTCTGGATTTGCAGAGAAATACCAAGTTGATGTCTGCGTGGAGCTTTATAACAAGATGAGACATTCAACTGTTAGACCTAATGATTTTACATTAACAAGTCTCTTGAGTGCGCTTGTTAGTAATGGTTCTCTTGGACAAGGAAAAGCCGTCCATTGTGTGGCTATTGTATGTGGTTTTGATTCATATGTCCATGTTGCTAATGCTCTTATTTCAATGTATTGCAAATGTGGTGATCTTGTAGATGCATTTTGTGTGTTTGAAGTGATGCATCATAAAGATCTTGTTTCATGGAATTCCATGATTTCTGGATATGCATTGCATGGACTAGCTTGGAAAGCAATTGATCTCTTTGAGGAGATGAGCCTGCAGAAAATAAAGCCCGACAGTATCACATTCCTAGGTGTACTCTCATCATGTCGTCATGCCGGGCTTGTTGAACAAGGTCATATGTATTTTAAATCTATGGCAGAGTATGGTGTTGAGCCCGAGTTGGGTCATTACTCTTGCATTATTGATCTTCTTGGTCGAGCTGGCTTGGTTGAGGAGggaagaaattttattttacgCATGCCAATACAGCCGAATGCCATAATATGGGGCTCACTTCTTTCCTCTTGTAGACttcataataatatttggatCGGAATAGAGGCTGCTGAAAACAGGCTTGCATTGGAACCTTCATGTGCTGCCACCCACTTGCAGCTTGCAAAGTTGTATGCGAGAGTGGGTATGTGGGATCAAGTAGCAAAATCATGGAAAATGATGAAGGACACATCATTTAGAACAAATCCTGGATGTAGCTGGATTGAGATAGGAAATGAAGTCATAAGCTTTCAAGCAGATGATGCGACCAACTCCAGAATGAATGAGGTTCTCTATATGTTGGAGGGTTTAAATGGGCAGATGACATCTGATCAAGAGACTGAATCTTGTGAAAATTTTGattcttattcttgttcttaG